In the genome of Xanthomonas hortorum pv. pelargonii, the window GCCAGCCGGCAGGTGCGCACCGCATCGTCGGCGGTGTAACAGCCGGCGGTGTTGGGCAGCAGCGTGTAGCGATCCGGCGGCAGCACGTCGAGCAGGCTGGGCGCGTTCGGGTTCTGGCCGATGTTCACCCGGCGGATCGCCACGGTCACGATCTGCGCGGCGGCCGCTTCGGTGGCCAGGCGGGTTTCGTCCAGATCCTTGAACTTGCCGGTGCCGGTCAGCAGACGCGAACGGTAGGCCTTGCCGGCGATGATCAATGCATCAGTGGGGGCAGTAGTCGTCATCGGGCAATTATCACCGATCGCGCGCAGCTGCGCCGGCTTGCGCGCAGCATCAACCGCCGCCCAGCGCGTGCACGATCTCCACCACATCGCCTGCGTGCAACTGGTGTGTGGCATGCCGCCCGCGCGACACGATTTCGCCATTGACCTCGACCGCCACGCGTCGCTGTGCAAGACCTTCCTGCTCAAGCAGGGTGATCAGGAGCAAGTCATCGGGAACGTCGCGCTGGGTGCCGTTGAGTTGGATGTTCATGTCATCATTGTTGCATCGCGTGCCGCCGGAGCGCGCGTTTTTGCGTTATGCGGCAATGCAGCGTGAGCGCGGGCGGCGAGGGTGAAACCATGTGCCATTCGCCGGCGTACGTATGCCGGTCCGGTCCAGTTCCACACACCTTTGAGCAGGCACTCCCATGGCTACATCTCTTCGCCCGATCCGTTCCCTGATGGCCGTTGCCATCGCCATTGCGGCCACCCCGGCCATGGCCGCGTCTGCGTTCGACCAGACCGTGTTTTTCGGTGACAGCCTCACCGACAGTGGCTACTACAACCCGTTACTGCCGGCCGCCTCGCGCGCAGTCACCGGCAAGTTCACCACCAACCCCGGTTTTGTCTGGGCCGAATATGTGGCCGACCATTTCGGCACCAACGCCGCACCCAACGGCAACGGCCAGACCGGCGACAACTACGCGGCCGGTGGCGCCCGCATCCAGGCCAGTTCGGTCAGCGCACTCGGCGCTGCGCCGTCGGTGACCAGCCAGATCAACACCTACCTGAGCGCCAATGGCGGCCAGGCCAACCCGAATGCGCTCTACACCGTGTGGGGCGGCGCCAACGATCTGCTCGCCGCCGCTGCGGCGCCGGCCCAGGCGCAGGCCATCATCGGCAGCGCGGTCACCGCGCAGGTCGGCGCAGTCGGCGCGTTGCAGGCTGCCGGCGCGCGCTACGTGATGGTGCCGACCATTCCGGATGTGGGCATCACCCCGCGCTTCCGTGCCGGTGGTGCCGCTGCGATGGCGCAGGGCACTGCTGCGGCGACGGCCTACAACACCGCATTGTTCAACGGCCTGCGTTCGGCCGGCCTGCGCGTGATTCCGGTCGACACCTTCCACATCCTGCAGGAAGTGGTTGCCGATCCGGGTACCTACGGCTTCAGCAACGTCACCAGCACTGCCTGCAACCCGGCAGTGCCGCTGCCGGCGTGTAACCCGACCAGCCTGGTCGCGACCAACGCACAGAACACCTATGTGTTCGCCGACGGTATCCACCCGACCACCGCCACCCACCAGATCCTGGGCCAGTACGCCATCTCGCTGCTGGAGGCGCCGCGGTTGCAGCAGGTGCTGACGCATTCCGCGCAGGCCATTGGCCGCGCACGCGCCGATCAGGTGGCGTGGCATCTCGACGGCAAGCCCGACGCCGACGGCCTGCGTTGGTGGGGCAGCGTGCGTGGCGACATGCAGCGCTACGACCATGCCGATCTGTACGACGGCATGGCCCCGGCCGGCCTGTTCGGTGTGGATTGGAGCGCGGGCGATCTGGTGTTCGGCGGCTTTGCCGGCTTCGGCAGCATGGATGCCGATTTCGGCAACCGCAACGGCAGCTTCAAGCAGGACGACACCACCCTGGGCGCGTTCTTCGGCTGGTACACCGGCCCGGTGTGGGTCAATGCGCAGGTCAGCTACAGCGCGCTGCGCTATGACGTCGACCGCGAAGTGCAGCTCGGGCCAGCCACGCGTGTGCACAGCGGCTCGCCGGACGGCAGCAACCTCACCGCTGCGGTGAACGCCGGTTATTCGCTGGGCGAAGGCAACGTCAAGTACGGCCCGGTGGTCGGCCTGACCTGGCAGAAGCTCAAGCTCGACGGCTACACCGAAAGCAACGAAAGCTCCACCGCGCTGGGCTATGCCGATCAGGACATCGATTCGCTGGTGGGCCGCATCGGCTTCCAGGTCCGTCTGGACGGTGCTGCGGTCAAGCCGTACGTGCAGGCCACCTACGACCACGAGTTCAAGGACGGCACCGAGGCCAGCGCCTGGCTGCAGTCGATGCCGGACGTGGGCATGTACACCGTCCCGGGCCAGAACTTCGATCGCAACTACGCCACCGTCGTGCTGGGCGCCCGCACCGGCCTGTGGGGCCTGCAGAGCAATATCGGCCTGAGCACCACCACCGCCCAGCGCAGCGCCCGCGATGCCACGTTGTTCGTGAATTTCAGCGGCAACTTCTGATCCACGCCGCACAGCTGCCCACGCGGTAGATCTGCAAGACACGAGGGCCGGGCAACCGGCCCTCGTCACGTCTGCGCATTGCGCCCGACACCCGCACCCGCCTAAACTCTCGCAACGCCACGCGGGCGTAGCTCAATGGTAGAGCTGTAGCTTCCCAAGCTACTGACGAGGGTTCGATTCCCTTCGCCCGCTCCAGTCTTGCGAATTTCAGTGCTAAGTTGTTGACCGTGCTGACTATTTCGCCTGACTGAAGACCGCCTCGAACGACCTCCCAAGGTATCGTTTGAGGTATCGTTTTGCCAAAACCCCTCTTGCTGCATCGGCCTTCAGGCCTCTACGTGCGCTTCTTGGTTCCTGTTGATTTGCGGGGGCAAGTCGGCTCGCGTTTTCTTGTTCGTCCTCTCAATCTTCGCCCCGGCGACGCTGCGCGTCTGGTGTCTGCCTACATGGGGATGGCACTATCGAAAGCGTTCCAAGCATTGAGGCAGGGGAAGCCGGTGGATCTGGACGAAGTGCTGCGCCGCATTCGAGAACAAGGACTGCGCGAACTCACATTGACCGATGTGACGCTGCCTAACGGCACGCGTCTGGGCAAGGCCCAGATTGATACCCCCGAAGACGCAGCGCTATTTGCTGAGTTGTTGCGCGAGCCAGCCAGCGAAAATGCCGCGCCCACCAAACCAAGTGGCTGGCGCACTGGCAAGGTCAAGGCGTCTGGCCCACTGTTGTCCAAAGCGATTGCTGATCACTTGGGGGACTTAGGGCGTGCCAAGCTCCACAGCAAGACAGTGCTTGAAAGCCGTCACTCATTGCGTTTGTTTGCGGGTGCCGTGGGGCAAGATCTCGCGGTTTCCGAATTGACGGCAGACCATGTGCGCGCATTTTTCGATGTTGTGCGATGGTGGCCGTCGAATGCGACCAAGCGCGCGCCGTATAAGGGCCTTGCCGTCATGGACGTTGTGGCGCTTGCCCAAGCTAATCAAGTTCCCGAGCCTGCCGCCTGGACGGTTGCCAAGCATCGACAGCGCTTGTCGGTGTTCTTGGTGTCGCTGGTGTCGGCAGGGCTCTTGGCGAGCAATCCGTTGGCCGGTATCCGTGCGATCTCGACGCCTGACGCAGACGACACGGGTGAGCCCTTCACCGATGACCAGTTGAAGGCCATCTTCGATCCAATGGCCTTCCCGGCGTGGGCCAAGAAGTATCCGCATCGGTGGTTTGGTCCGATGCTTGGGCTTTACTCGGGAGCACGGGTGAATGAGATCGCGCAGCTTCGGGTGGAGGACATCGACACGATCGATGGGGTGCCAGGGTTCTTCGTGCGACAAGGTGGGAAGGGGCAGAGCGTCAAGAACAAGAACAGCCGCCGCTTTGTGCCGTTGGCCAAGCCGGTCATCGATGCCGGTTTTCTTGTCTACATTGATGAGGTCCGCCAAGCTGGGCACACGCAAATCTTTCCACATCTGCCCAATAGCACCGGACTGGGCTTTGGTCGACAGTTGAGCCGACAGTTTTCGGTCTACATTAAACGTCAAGGGATCACAGCCAAGGGGCAAGGATTTCATGGCTTTCGCCACACCATTGCATCGCGTCTGGATGAGGCCGGCGTATCAGCATCAGCCATTGCGGCAATCACCGGTCATGCGCGAGGGCAGGGTGTGTTGGAGAAGTTCTACATTGATCGACGCACACTTCCAGATCGTGTGGCGACATTAGCTAAGTTTTCGCCCTTGATCAAAATGCCCATTTACAGATCTAAGATGTTCCCGATGTCCAATATTTTTTGAGGTGGCTCGACTTCCCTAGTTATTTGCGAAGCAAAATTTCTATTGTCTAGCACGAATCACGGTTGCCATTGGGACAAAAAAGCATGGACGGGGATATGAAAGTCGGTGATTTTTTGGGGCAGTTGTATGGCCATTCCTTGTGAGGGCTTTTTCTCGACTTTTCTTTGGCTGGTGCTTTCATTTCTGCTGTCTGAGTTTATGCCGGTAATGGGCGTGGGTCTGGTTGACGCGGGCGGTAAGCCTATTGTTGTAAAGTTCGGAGATTTTATCGACAGGAGGTTGTGGTTATTAATGATTTCATCGGCCTGCTTCACCGGGGTATTTTTCAGCTTGCTGGGAAATCTCTTGCCTAACGAGGATTTCATTAAGAAAGGCTTGTCCTCTTTCAAGGACGAGTCCACATCTCTTCTCATTACTTTCGCGGCAGTGTTGGCGGTTATATATTTCCGTGGAACGCATGATTTGGTTGCAATCTTAGGGTCGATTGTTAACTATTTGCTGGCATTTTTGGTTTTTAACTCAAAGGTGAAGGCTGAGCTGGATCAGTGTGGCCATATAGACGGCAAGAATAAGGCAGCCAATTCCGAGAAATCCTAAGAATATCAACATCTTTCCTGCCTTTTTTGCTATATCTTTCATGGGGACAATATTTTTAAAATTTCATTCATATATACAGTTAAGATAGTGTTTGTCAAACTTTCTCTGCACGATCTTTTCTGCCCAGACGGTTTAGGTCCGCAGGATCGCTAGGTCAATTCGATCTCTTAGTAGGAATAATTTTTAAGCCATGGATCTGCTGGGCCCAGGGTTTACTCTTGTCGCCTGAATGCGCGCAATGAGTTTCGCTCCAGTAAGACTGTTAGTCATGGCAGGAGCTTCCCTTGATTCAATCACCGCCGCCAAGGCAAGGTTAGAGGAAACTTCGCAAGCTTGAAAGGCAAGAAACCCAATTGTGGCAACATCAAGCTGCCGAAGCTTTCAATGAGGTGGTCAAGCTATTTGGAAATTTTTGCCAAGCACTTCAATGCTCAGCAGTGTCCGGAATTGCAGGCTTTGTCATTCATGGGGCGGCCAAGCCCAAGAAGGCAGTTTCTTCAAAGAAAGAGGGCGCGCCCAAATACTGACTGCCTCATACCCAATAGACCCGGTCGGGTCGAGGGCATCCTCCCATGCATTTGCATCAGGGTTGGCACTGCTGCTTATAACGAATGGGAAAAGCGGCATCCGGACGAAAAATTCCCCAAGTATCCGGGCTGAGCGTTTGGTCAGCGAGGTTGGATCGAGGCCAGGCACGCTTCGTTCGATTCAGCGTGTGTCATTTAGCTCCCGGA includes:
- a CDS encoding autotransporter outer membrane beta-barrel domain-containing protein → MAVAIAIAATPAMAASAFDQTVFFGDSLTDSGYYNPLLPAASRAVTGKFTTNPGFVWAEYVADHFGTNAAPNGNGQTGDNYAAGGARIQASSVSALGAAPSVTSQINTYLSANGGQANPNALYTVWGGANDLLAAAAAPAQAQAIIGSAVTAQVGAVGALQAAGARYVMVPTIPDVGITPRFRAGGAAAMAQGTAAATAYNTALFNGLRSAGLRVIPVDTFHILQEVVADPGTYGFSNVTSTACNPAVPLPACNPTSLVATNAQNTYVFADGIHPTTATHQILGQYAISLLEAPRLQQVLTHSAQAIGRARADQVAWHLDGKPDADGLRWWGSVRGDMQRYDHADLYDGMAPAGLFGVDWSAGDLVFGGFAGFGSMDADFGNRNGSFKQDDTTLGAFFGWYTGPVWVNAQVSYSALRYDVDREVQLGPATRVHSGSPDGSNLTAAVNAGYSLGEGNVKYGPVVGLTWQKLKLDGYTESNESSTALGYADQDIDSLVGRIGFQVRLDGAAVKPYVQATYDHEFKDGTEASAWLQSMPDVGMYTVPGQNFDRNYATVVLGARTGLWGLQSNIGLSTTTAQRSARDATLFVNFSGNF
- the thiS gene encoding sulfur carrier protein ThiS; translation: MNIQLNGTQRDVPDDLLLITLLEQEGLAQRRVAVEVNGEIVSRGRHATHQLHAGDVVEIVHALGGG
- a CDS encoding site-specific integrase, with protein sequence MGMALSKAFQALRQGKPVDLDEVLRRIREQGLRELTLTDVTLPNGTRLGKAQIDTPEDAALFAELLREPASENAAPTKPSGWRTGKVKASGPLLSKAIADHLGDLGRAKLHSKTVLESRHSLRLFAGAVGQDLAVSELTADHVRAFFDVVRWWPSNATKRAPYKGLAVMDVVALAQANQVPEPAAWTVAKHRQRLSVFLVSLVSAGLLASNPLAGIRAISTPDADDTGEPFTDDQLKAIFDPMAFPAWAKKYPHRWFGPMLGLYSGARVNEIAQLRVEDIDTIDGVPGFFVRQGGKGQSVKNKNSRRFVPLAKPVIDAGFLVYIDEVRQAGHTQIFPHLPNSTGLGFGRQLSRQFSVYIKRQGITAKGQGFHGFRHTIASRLDEAGVSASAIAAITGHARGQGVLEKFYIDRRTLPDRVATLAKFSPLIKMPIYRSKMFPMSNIF